The following are encoded in a window of Arcobacter sp. F2176 genomic DNA:
- a CDS encoding type II secretion system protein translates to MNLSNKKAFSLIELIVCIFIVSLISIYSIYFYKEIFVKNEQTFQEEKTKLELLNFKLFLEKNLGFDKLTYKNRNLYYENSLLLKDVNKYNLTVNNKYASIDICLENRVCKEVVIIK, encoded by the coding sequence ATGAACTTATCAAATAAAAAAGCATTTTCTTTAATAGAACTTATTGTTTGTATTTTTATAGTTTCACTTATTTCTATTTATTCAATCTATTTTTATAAAGAAATTTTTGTAAAAAATGAACAAACTTTTCAAGAAGAGAAAACAAAACTTGAACTTTTAAATTTCAAACTTTTTTTAGAGAAAAATTTAGGTTTTGATAAATTAACATACAAAAACAGAAATCTCTATTATGAAAACTCTTTACTTTTAAAAGATGTAAATAAGTATAACCTAACAGTAAATAATAAATATGCCTCAATAGATATCTGTTTAGAAAATAGAGTTTGTAAAGAAGTGGTTATTATAAAATGA
- a CDS encoding transglutaminase-like cysteine peptidase, translated as MRKKPIISFLLIITFISFAFSVKTFNISQEKLDKFTQKYGEKARIRVLVWDEMVENAKSKDILHKLKDVNDFFNKIRYETDQSHWNKKDYWAAPFEFMGTGAGDCEDYAIAKYFTLRKLGVPEDKLRITYVKLLQRGTKYEQAHMVLTYYHTPSSTPVVLDNVNKILKLASKRPDLKPVYSFNAQGLWEAKNKGKTSQLVGKNNLKSWKDLMSRI; from the coding sequence ATGAGAAAAAAACCAATCATCTCTTTTCTTCTTATTATTACTTTTATAAGCTTTGCCTTTAGTGTAAAGACATTTAATATTTCTCAGGAAAAATTAGATAAATTTACGCAAAAATATGGCGAAAAAGCTAGAATAAGAGTTTTAGTTTGGGATGAGATGGTTGAAAATGCTAAATCAAAAGATATTCTACACAAACTAAAAGATGTAAATGACTTTTTCAATAAAATAAGATATGAAACAGACCAAAGCCATTGGAATAAAAAAGATTATTGGGCAGCTCCTTTTGAATTTATGGGTACAGGAGCTGGAGATTGTGAAGATTATGCAATTGCTAAATACTTTACCCTAAGAAAGCTAGGTGTTCCTGAAGATAAATTACGAATAACCTATGTAAAGCTACTTCAAAGGGGAACAAAATATGAACAAGCTCACATGGTTTTGACATATTATCATACACCAAGCTCTACACCTGTAGTCTTAGATAATGTAAATAAAATATTAAAACTAGCCAGTAAAAGACCAGACTTAAAACCAGTTTATAGTTTCAATGCCCAAGGATTATGGGAAGCGAAAAATAAAGGTAAGACTTCACAACTTGTGGGGAAAAATAATCTAAAATCTTGGAAAGATTTAATGAGTAGAATTTAA
- the rdgB gene encoding RdgB/HAM1 family non-canonical purine NTP pyrophosphatase, translated as MKIVLATSNKGKIGEFKKLLPNEEVYTFKELIGNMEIIEDANSFKGNAIIKAKAIYDKLNSEEYIVISDDSGITVPAINNEPGIYSARYAGEGASDKENNAKLISKLEENNLQITPAHYTACICIIYKGEVSTVHGWMYGNVIPKEIGSEGFGYDPMFIPKGYDRTLGELTHEEKNEFSHRSKALKLAKKVLEVIL; from the coding sequence ATGAAAATAGTTTTAGCTACATCAAACAAAGGAAAAATAGGGGAGTTCAAAAAGCTTCTACCAAATGAAGAGGTATATACTTTCAAAGAGCTAATTGGAAATATGGAAATAATTGAGGATGCCAATAGTTTTAAAGGCAATGCAATAATAAAAGCAAAAGCAATATATGATAAATTAAATAGTGAAGAATACATTGTAATATCAGATGATAGTGGAATCACAGTTCCTGCAATAAACAATGAGCCTGGGATTTATTCAGCTAGATATGCAGGTGAGGGTGCTAGTGATAAAGAAAATAATGCAAAATTAATCTCAAAATTAGAAGAAAATAACTTGCAAATAACGCCAGCTCATTATACAGCTTGTATATGTATTATTTATAAAGGTGAAGTTTCAACTGTACATGGTTGGATGTATGGAAATGTGATTCCAAAAGAGATAGGATCTGAAGGCTTTGGATATGATCCTATGTTTATTCCAAAAGGTTATGATAGAACTTTAGGTGAATTAACTCATGAGGAAAAAAATGAGTTTTCACATAGAAGCAAAGCTTTAAAATTAGCAAAAAAAGTTTTAGAGGTGATTTTATAA
- a CDS encoding pyrroline-5-carboxylate reductase: MKITLIGNGMMARALAKGLIESHEVEILGRDQVKLEKLKELIPEVEVKVLDDIEDITNKNIIFCVKPYALQSVAVRLEGKANLFISILAGTKIESLKKHILSKTYIRVMPNVAASIRKSMTTITGDREAKNIALELFNSIGKTLWVNTEAQLDIATAVAGSGPAFLALVAEGIADGAVKAGLEREFSTYLVQGLFEGVAGLLEKNHPAVLKDSVTSPGGTTIAGVASLEEKGVRDAMIKAIQAAHEKAVEISKK; the protein is encoded by the coding sequence ATGAAAATCACATTAATAGGTAATGGAATGATGGCAAGAGCCTTAGCAAAAGGTTTAATAGAAAGTCATGAAGTCGAAATTTTGGGAAGAGACCAAGTTAAATTAGAGAAATTAAAAGAATTAATACCAGAAGTTGAAGTAAAAGTTTTAGATGATATTGAAGATATTACAAATAAAAATATAATTTTTTGTGTTAAGCCTTACGCCTTACAAAGTGTAGCAGTAAGACTTGAAGGAAAAGCAAACTTATTTATATCAATTTTAGCCGGTACAAAAATTGAAAGTCTAAAAAAACATATATTATCAAAAACATATATTAGAGTTATGCCAAATGTTGCAGCTTCAATTAGAAAATCTATGACTACAATTACAGGTGATAGAGAAGCAAAAAATATAGCACTTGAACTATTTAATTCAATTGGTAAAACTTTATGGGTAAATACAGAAGCACAACTTGACATTGCAACAGCAGTTGCGGGAAGTGGTCCTGCATTTTTGGCTTTAGTTGCCGAAGGTATTGCAGATGGTGCTGTAAAAGCAGGATTAGAGCGAGAATTTAGCACTTATTTAGTACAAGGCCTTTTTGAAGGAGTTGCTGGATTATTAGAAAAAAACCATCCTGCTGTTTTAAAAGACTCAGTTACAAGTCCTGGGGGAACAACAATCGCAGGAGTTGCATCCTTAGAAGAAAAAGGTGTAAGAGATGCTATGATTAAAGCAATCCAAGCAGCTCACGAAAAAGCCGTTGAAATCTCAAAAAAATAG
- the lon gene encoding endopeptidase La: MDLTNYDEFPQELPLIIEDEVFLYPFMIAPLFLNNKTNISAVEKAINENKLVIVAVSKDGQESQERADGQFYDVGVIGNIMRKVSLPDGKIKVLFQGLAKGRISQFKLDNPDVCQVELIQTKPYSLESVTSILNILRENVGKLSKINTKFPVDLIKTIDENNDAVRIADLISSVLKVTKSQAYKLFSQTDIEARLVSIIEIIQKEIENFKIQKDITQKVNSKIEKTHKDYFLKEQIKAIQQELGTGNKKDEEVKSYSKRLKKLKPFMGKDAFKETKKQIEKLSRMHQDSPDASLLQTYVEQVLDIPFGQYSDEKISVDAVEKQLNKDHYSLEKAKERISEYFAVKQLLEQRGVENAKSRGTVLCFVGPPGVGKTSLANSISKALKRPLVRVALGGMEDVNELRGHRRTYVGAMPGRLVKGLVDAKKMNPVMVLDEIDKLGANNRGDPTAVMLEVLDPEQNNEFRDLYLNFAIDLSQVIFVSTANDARRIPAALRDRMEFIEISSYTPNEKYHIAKDYLIPQELEKHGLKKTEISMSQTTIETIISKYTREAGVRNLRRVFSKLFRKAAKKILSKDESKVLINTKNIKEFLDNPIFEIDPADKKNMVGVANGLAWTAVGGDVLKIEAIKLKGKGSLVVTGNLGDVMKESSRISYSVVKVLIDEGKVKIDQNLIPMSLKEKDENVVLESSEVYKRYDIHLHIPEGATPKDGPSAGITMALTIASILSNKEIKSDICMTGELTLTGKVLPIGGLKEKLIAAFKAKMKKALIPRKNYERDLEEIPQEVKNALEIKPVDKIEDVLKEGLI, encoded by the coding sequence ATGGATTTAACAAATTATGATGAATTTCCACAGGAATTACCATTAATTATTGAAGATGAGGTATTTTTATACCCATTTATGATTGCACCACTTTTTTTAAACAATAAGACTAATATAAGTGCAGTTGAAAAAGCAATAAATGAAAATAAGTTAGTAATAGTTGCTGTGAGCAAAGATGGGCAAGAGAGCCAAGAAAGAGCTGATGGTCAATTTTATGATGTTGGTGTAATAGGTAACATTATGAGAAAAGTATCTTTACCTGATGGTAAAATAAAAGTACTTTTTCAAGGTTTAGCAAAAGGGCGAATTAGTCAATTTAAACTTGATAACCCAGATGTTTGCCAAGTAGAATTAATACAAACAAAACCATATTCACTAGAAAGTGTCACTTCTATATTAAATATTCTTAGAGAAAATGTAGGAAAATTATCGAAAATCAATACTAAGTTTCCAGTTGATTTGATAAAAACTATTGATGAAAATAATGATGCAGTTAGAATTGCAGATTTAATATCTTCTGTTTTAAAGGTGACTAAATCACAAGCTTATAAATTATTTTCTCAAACAGATATTGAAGCTAGATTAGTTTCAATTATAGAAATAATACAAAAAGAGATAGAAAATTTTAAAATTCAAAAAGATATTACTCAAAAAGTAAATTCTAAAATTGAAAAAACACACAAAGATTATTTCTTAAAAGAACAAATAAAAGCAATACAACAAGAACTTGGAACTGGAAATAAAAAAGATGAAGAGGTAAAATCATATTCTAAAAGGCTAAAAAAACTTAAGCCTTTTATGGGGAAAGATGCTTTTAAAGAGACAAAAAAACAAATTGAAAAGCTTTCTCGTATGCATCAAGATTCACCTGATGCTTCACTTTTACAAACATATGTGGAACAAGTTTTAGATATACCATTTGGACAATACTCTGATGAAAAGATATCTGTAGATGCAGTTGAAAAACAATTAAATAAAGATCACTATTCCCTAGAAAAAGCAAAAGAGAGAATCTCTGAATATTTTGCAGTAAAACAACTTTTAGAACAAAGGGGAGTTGAAAATGCCAAATCAAGAGGAACTGTACTTTGTTTTGTGGGACCTCCAGGTGTTGGTAAAACTTCTTTAGCAAACTCTATATCAAAGGCACTAAAAAGACCACTTGTAAGAGTTGCTTTAGGTGGGATGGAAGATGTTAATGAATTAAGAGGTCATAGAAGAACTTATGTTGGAGCAATGCCAGGGAGACTTGTAAAAGGCTTGGTTGATGCTAAAAAAATGAATCCAGTAATGGTTCTTGATGAAATAGATAAATTAGGAGCAAATAACAGAGGTGATCCAACAGCTGTTATGCTTGAAGTTTTAGATCCTGAACAAAATAATGAATTTAGAGATTTATATTTAAATTTTGCAATAGATTTATCACAAGTGATTTTTGTATCAACTGCAAATGATGCTAGAAGAATACCAGCAGCACTTAGAGATAGAATGGAATTTATTGAAATATCTTCATATACTCCAAATGAAAAGTATCATATCGCAAAAGATTATTTGATACCTCAAGAGTTAGAAAAACATGGACTGAAAAAAACTGAAATAAGTATGAGTCAAACAACAATTGAAACAATTATTTCAAAATATACAAGAGAAGCAGGGGTTAGAAATCTTAGACGAGTTTTTTCTAAACTATTTAGAAAAGCTGCAAAGAAAATATTATCAAAAGATGAATCGAAAGTTTTAATCAATACTAAGAATATAAAAGAGTTCTTAGATAATCCTATTTTTGAAATAGACCCAGCAGATAAAAAAAATATGGTTGGTGTTGCTAATGGCTTAGCTTGGACAGCTGTTGGTGGAGATGTATTAAAAATCGAAGCTATAAAACTAAAAGGAAAAGGTAGCTTAGTTGTTACTGGGAATCTAGGTGATGTAATGAAAGAGTCATCAAGAATTTCATATTCAGTTGTAAAAGTTTTAATTGATGAAGGTAAAGTAAAAATTGATCAAAACCTTATTCCTATGTCTTTAAAAGAAAAAGATGAAAATGTAGTTTTAGAATCAAGTGAAGTTTACAAAAGATATGATATTCACTTACATATTCCTGAAGGTGCAACTCCAAAAGATGGACCAAGTGCTGGTATTACAATGGCTTTAACTATTGCTTCTATTTTAAGTAATAAAGAAATCAAGTCTGATATTTGTATGACTGGAGAGTTAACGCTTACAGGAAAAGTTTTACCTATAGGTGGATTAAAAGAAAAACTGATTGCTGCATTTAAAGCAAAAATGAAAAAAGCTTTAATTCCTAGAAAAAATTATGAAAGAGATTTAGAAGAGATTCCACAAGAAGTTAAAAATGCTTTAGAAATAAAACCAGTAGACAAGATTGAAGATGTACTAAAAGAGGGTTTAATTTAA
- a CDS encoding EAL domain-containing protein, whose protein sequence is MSLSKQLYLIISVIFFAIFVGNFIISVNNTKEYLEIESANKAQDTATALGISLKSLIGDKHDPEIESTIKAIANRGFYKEIRLEDVEISFTNDDLIKNIEDMNINKYSTIDDVKIDPKYGKIEKDTNDSYFENALDSLDSVSNNEVVANDIKTNTKYIFTPTDEYKDGGDFEVSFKVKINNKLVNAKSQINLNKILVKEYREEKFDYVPQWFINLIQLNMQEKSSEISDGWKKVATIFVSSNAGDAYAKLYEQARGAIIYSLIAFFVSLAILVLFLQLILKPLKNIEKLAVNIAHGKFGKINKLPVTTEIKNVAIAMNDMSSKIEGIIKKLNANIENVTKKISQDGLTKLEMRQTFETDMKNMFISKTDGYVISLKIESLAEFAKNNSNSAVDKFIKDFANILQDSNESFNFEIKAFRFFGSEFALIAKSCSEDDIKRLSQYLKAKFDVFSKETNLKNISNIGITMFNQIGTIPEMLSAAIEARESAKQIGPNEAVIRDANDLARDMESWRELIFDIIDNSKFDVKYINNEYILTGENEGKLIMQEAFTSAYDKNGEQIPIGTFISIAEKYEKVLDFDKAVVSSVINHIKENKIENNISINLSLDSIIDSNFIDWLTITLENNNLIAKKLVFSITAYGVAKDIEHFKVFAKIVNQYHARIIVKRFESKFIPLESIKDLNLDFIRLARDYTNGISSDSGKHAFVESMQDLCNLVNIQVMAENVKADEDLEKVKEIGLHAASR, encoded by the coding sequence ATGTCTTTATCTAAACAACTTTATTTAATAATATCTGTAATATTTTTTGCGATATTTGTAGGTAATTTTATTATTAGTGTCAATAATACAAAAGAGTATTTAGAAATAGAATCAGCAAATAAAGCACAAGATACTGCAACTGCACTGGGAATAAGTCTTAAATCACTTATTGGTGATAAACATGACCCCGAAATAGAAAGTACAATAAAGGCAATTGCAAATAGAGGATTTTATAAAGAAATAAGACTTGAAGATGTTGAAATTTCATTTACAAATGATGATTTAATCAAAAATATCGAAGATATGAATATAAATAAATATAGCACTATTGACGATGTTAAAATTGACCCTAAATATGGGAAAATAGAAAAAGATACCAATGACTCTTATTTTGAAAATGCTTTAGACTCTCTTGATTCTGTTTCTAATAATGAAGTAGTAGCTAATGATATTAAAACAAATACTAAATATATTTTTACACCAACAGATGAATATAAAGATGGTGGTGATTTTGAAGTTTCATTTAAAGTAAAAATTAATAATAAATTAGTAAATGCCAAATCTCAAATAAATCTAAATAAAATTTTAGTAAAAGAGTATAGAGAAGAGAAATTTGACTATGTGCCTCAATGGTTTATAAATCTAATCCAATTAAATATGCAAGAAAAATCTAGTGAAATAAGTGATGGTTGGAAAAAAGTAGCAACTATTTTTGTAAGTTCAAATGCAGGCGATGCCTATGCAAAACTATATGAACAAGCTAGAGGAGCTATAATATATTCACTTATTGCCTTTTTTGTATCTTTAGCTATCTTAGTTTTATTTTTACAACTTATTTTAAAACCTTTAAAAAATATAGAAAAACTAGCAGTAAATATTGCCCATGGTAAATTTGGAAAAATAAATAAACTACCTGTAACAACTGAGATAAAAAATGTAGCAATTGCTATGAATGACATGTCTAGCAAGATTGAAGGAATTATCAAAAAACTTAATGCAAATATTGAAAATGTTACTAAAAAAATCTCTCAAGATGGACTTACTAAATTAGAGATGAGACAAACATTTGAAACAGATATGAAAAATATGTTTATTTCTAAAACGGATGGTTATGTAATAAGTTTAAAAATCGAATCTTTAGCTGAATTTGCTAAAAATAACTCAAATAGTGCAGTAGATAAATTCATCAAAGATTTTGCAAATATATTACAAGACTCAAATGAATCATTTAACTTTGAAATAAAAGCCTTTAGATTTTTTGGTTCAGAATTTGCATTAATTGCTAAGAGTTGTTCTGAAGATGATATTAAAAGATTAAGCCAATATCTCAAAGCGAAATTTGATGTTTTTTCAAAAGAAACAAATTTAAAAAATATTTCAAATATTGGGATAACTATGTTTAACCAAATAGGAACAATTCCTGAAATGTTAAGTGCGGCAATAGAAGCAAGAGAAAGTGCAAAACAAATTGGACCAAATGAAGCAGTAATAAGAGATGCAAATGATTTAGCAAGAGATATGGAATCATGGAGAGAGTTAATTTTTGATATTATAGATAATTCAAAATTTGATGTAAAATATATCAATAATGAATATATATTAACAGGAGAAAATGAAGGTAAACTTATTATGCAAGAAGCCTTTACTTCTGCATATGATAAAAATGGTGAACAAATACCAATTGGAACATTTATCTCAATTGCTGAAAAATATGAAAAAGTATTAGATTTTGATAAAGCTGTTGTAAGTAGTGTAATTAATCATATTAAAGAAAATAAAATTGAAAATAATATTTCAATAAACCTATCTCTTGATTCTATTATTGATTCTAACTTTATAGATTGGTTAACAATTACTCTTGAGAATAACAATTTGATTGCAAAAAAATTAGTATTTTCAATTACAGCATATGGAGTTGCGAAAGATATAGAGCACTTTAAAGTTTTTGCAAAAATTGTTAATCAATATCATGCTAGAATTATTGTAAAAAGATTTGAATCAAAATTTATCCCATTAGAGAGTATAAAAGACTTAAATCTTGACTTTATAAGACTTGCTAGAGATTATACAAATGGAATATCTTCTGATTCTGGAAAACATGCTTTTGTAGAGTCTATGCAAGACTTGTGTAATTTAGTAAATATACAAGTAATGGCTGAAAATGTAAAAGCAGATGAAGACTTAGAGAAAGTAAAAGAAATAGGACTACACGCAGCTAGCAGATAA
- a CDS encoding rhomboid family intramembrane serine protease: MQNEKLITVTNIIIFITVVMYLVQINMNNGSLYLGLNMFFLEGLWYQPLSTMFAHGGVGHILMNMFVLFQFGNMIEKYRGVKALLVLYFMGGIITSLLSFYFMQAIGMNNNLVGASGAICVLLGYIALIDTYQRKGIITWILIISVAPVLIGLPVAWYAHLIGLAVGFVMGKFFK, from the coding sequence ATGCAAAATGAAAAACTAATAACTGTCACAAATATAATTATTTTTATAACTGTTGTAATGTACCTAGTTCAAATAAATATGAATAATGGTTCTTTATATTTAGGACTAAATATGTTCTTTCTTGAGGGACTTTGGTATCAACCTTTATCTACAATGTTTGCTCATGGTGGAGTAGGTCATATCTTGATGAATATGTTTGTACTTTTTCAATTTGGAAATATGATAGAAAAATATAGAGGTGTAAAAGCCTTATTAGTTCTTTATTTCATGGGGGGAATAATAACTTCATTATTAAGTTTTTATTTTATGCAAGCAATTGGTATGAATAATAATTTAGTAGGTGCATCAGGGGCAATTTGTGTGCTTTTAGGTTATATTGCACTAATTGATACTTATCAAAGAAAAGGTATCATTACTTGGATTTTAATTATCTCTGTTGCACCTGTTTTAATAGGTCTTCCAGTAGCTTGGTATGCTCATCTTATTGGTTTGGCTGTTGGTTTTGTTATGGGTAAATTTTTTAAATAA
- a CDS encoding MFS transporter: MIKSIMPLSVIISLRFFGLFIVLPVISVYAMNLQGATTTIVGIIVGGYALTQMIFQVPFGIMSDKLGRKGTIILGLILFGLGSIICSVSNDILTLLLGRLMQGAGAIGAVVTATISDLVKEEQRPKAMALMGGSIAMAFAFAMILGPTLGSWLGVQSLFIITAVIAFASIFVLIKAVPNPPKITHTYNKKGAVTSVLFNKNLLKMNLTNFLQKGFMTFAFMIIPMVLIKHFEWSMSDLWKVYMPATIFGVLAMGPAAILAEKKGKYKEVLIAGIIFFAISYLVIGTSSSATIFAIGVVLFFIGFNVHEPIMQSLASKYAKVHQRGFVLGVFNSYGYFGTFIGGLLGGVFFEKVNLFDIVIAIAAICIAWAIMIFTLPNPLKKQTAYLNLDDYDKSKFSNFENSDIIDEWYVNDTENLLIVKYDKDKISEDELKSTLK; this comes from the coding sequence ATGATTAAATCTATTATGCCATTAAGTGTTATTATTTCACTAAGATTTTTCGGATTATTTATTGTATTACCAGTTATCTCTGTATATGCAATGAACTTACAAGGTGCAACAACTACTATTGTTGGAATTATAGTTGGAGGATACGCTCTAACTCAAATGATTTTTCAAGTTCCTTTTGGAATTATGAGTGATAAACTTGGTAGAAAAGGAACTATCATTCTAGGACTTATTTTATTTGGTTTAGGATCAATAATTTGTTCTGTTTCAAATGATATCTTGACTTTATTACTTGGAAGATTGATGCAAGGTGCAGGAGCTATTGGAGCAGTTGTAACTGCAACTATAAGTGACTTAGTAAAAGAAGAACAACGACCTAAAGCGATGGCTTTAATGGGTGGAAGTATTGCTATGGCATTTGCTTTTGCTATGATTTTAGGACCAACACTAGGTTCTTGGTTAGGAGTTCAGTCTTTATTTATTATTACTGCTGTTATTGCCTTTGCTTCAATTTTTGTTTTAATAAAAGCAGTTCCAAATCCTCCAAAAATAACTCACACTTATAATAAAAAAGGTGCTGTTACATCTGTATTATTCAATAAAAACTTATTAAAAATGAATCTTACAAACTTTTTACAAAAAGGTTTTATGACTTTTGCTTTTATGATTATTCCTATGGTTTTAATAAAACATTTTGAATGGTCAATGTCAGATTTATGGAAAGTATATATGCCAGCTACAATATTTGGAGTGCTTGCGATGGGACCAGCTGCTATATTAGCTGAGAAAAAAGGAAAATATAAAGAAGTGCTAATCGCTGGAATTATTTTCTTTGCTATTTCATACCTAGTAATTGGAACATCATCTAGTGCCACTATTTTTGCAATTGGTGTAGTTTTATTTTTTATAGGTTTTAATGTACATGAACCAATTATGCAATCACTTGCTTCAAAATATGCAAAAGTTCACCAAAGAGGTTTTGTATTAGGAGTATTTAATTCTTATGGTTATTTTGGAACTTTTATTGGTGGTTTATTAGGTGGAGTATTTTTTGAAAAAGTAAATCTTTTTGATATAGTAATAGCAATAGCAGCTATTTGTATTGCTTGGGCAATTATGATTTTTACACTTCCAAATCCATTGAAAAAACAAACTGCTTATTTAAATTTAGATGACTATGACAAATCAAAGTTTTCAAATTTTGAAAATAGTGATATAATTGATGAATGGTATGTAAATGATACAGAAAATCTTTTAATAGTAAAATATGATAAAGATAAAATAAGTGAGGATGAGCTAAAAAGCACTTTAAAATGA
- a CDS encoding outer membrane protein assembly factor BamD, with amino-acid sequence MIGLSTIAKKSLSLVIIAGFAMTLISCSSKKGPKEYGQPAIYWYNKITDDIATSDLESADDAYISLESEHKNSPLLATALEILVNAHIEEEEYALANFYIDEYTKRFGVSKSIDYFRYLKIKANFLSFSSEFREQNLITETQREINEFIIKFPNSPYMPLVGTINARLAMAKASFDKEIADLYTRIDKPKAAKFYEEKVSKNWVDPKEIKEVNVPWYRAIFE; translated from the coding sequence ATGATTGGTTTAAGCACAATAGCAAAGAAGAGTTTGAGTTTGGTAATAATTGCAGGGTTTGCAATGACTCTTATATCTTGTTCATCAAAAAAAGGACCTAAAGAGTATGGTCAGCCTGCTATTTATTGGTATAATAAAATAACTGATGACATAGCAACTAGTGATTTAGAAAGTGCAGATGATGCTTATATTTCTTTAGAGAGTGAACATAAAAATTCACCTTTATTAGCAACAGCATTAGAAATTTTGGTTAATGCACACATTGAAGAAGAAGAGTATGCCTTAGCAAATTTTTATATTGATGAATATACTAAAAGATTTGGAGTGAGTAAAAGTATTGATTATTTTAGATACTTAAAAATTAAAGCAAACTTTTTATCTTTTTCTTCTGAGTTTAGAGAACAAAATTTGATTACAGAAACACAAAGAGAGATAAATGAGTTTATTATCAAGTTTCCAAATTCTCCATATATGCCACTAGTAGGAACAATAAATGCAAGATTAGCTATGGCAAAAGCTTCTTTTGATAAAGAGATTGCAGATTTATACACAAGAATTGATAAACCAAAAGCTGCAAAATTTTATGAAGAAAAAGTAAGTAAAAATTGGGTTGACCCAAAAGAGATAAAAGAAGTAAATGTTCCATGGTATAGAGCAATCTTCGAATAA